AGTGGTGTAAGTCCCACGCGAGTGGTATGACATTGCAGAACATTGCagaaaagcaattttaaaaaattataaattagattttttttaaatatgaaaatttaattattttttcatacagTAAAAGTGAAAGAAAGTTATTCCCTTGtttttatcttgatttttcCACAAGCTAGAACGCAAACGTTTCCcaataattgagaaatttgACTTGCACCACTTGGGAAATAGGAGGCTCAATTAATATACTTGTAATGAATTTCCTCTCTACTGCTTTCGTAATCGATCGCTTAATGCAatcaattcaattaatttcacgCGTGAAATCCTTATATACTATtcctatataaataaaaaaaaatttataagcatATACTCTTGATTGACAAATTGAGATtagaaagatttaatttcacctgttaaatatatttaattattaattaaattaaaatatcaatatattaattcagtTTCAcagcgaaataaaaagaaactatTACTTGAGTTAATTCTAAACAAGTATTCTTCCAAAATTCGAAGTAATAtttgacaattaaaaattatctaattaaaaagaataattaaaagaaactataatggttaaaataaaaattatttcattccCTAAGTGTTTAAATAAtctcagataaaaaatattctcattttCTTATTCCGATTTTTCTTCATCTCTTCTTCACTCTTAATTGTCTGAATTCCAACTGAATTCGCTTTGTAAATTCCTTGTACATCAAAATTTTGGAACGCGCCCTTAAAACTCGCTCTATCTAATTATATAGTCGACGCACCTCGTTCGCACGCATACTTTAAAGGGAGGAGCAGAGGAAGGAAAACATGTCGCAATACGCGGATACTTTTTCCACGTTCTTTCTCCGCGTTCACGAAACACAGCCTTTTTAACATTCTCAATCGCTCTCATTTCTAACGTAAAAAGCGTATTTTCCGCAACTGGCATATTTACTCGcgttagtaataattttaaagaaaaccgTCCGTACCGACGTATCATACAATTAACACAAAATATCTCTCGGTAAACTGTCTGTAAAGGCAAAATGTCTCATAATATGTACACTCGAACGtatcgtttaaaaattttatataaaaaaaagaaggataatgcatgcaataaatttctctttcttttttcgcattatcttttacaaagaaattaaaaaggattaatCAGTTTTGCAGTGTTGAAAAACTTACCGATCTGAAACAAACTGCTGAGTCATCGTCGAGTCAAGAAGCTAATGGCCGTTTAACGTCGAGACACGTTGTGTATCCTGGAAGCGTGATATCCTTTCAGGATCGGAATAGGAAAGATGATGAAAGGATGCCGGGGTTGCGGGCAGAAGAAATGAAGATTTACGAAGTCCTACGCCTCAAATCAGTTCGACTGGTCGATCACAGTAATATCTCACGTTTCTGTTGCACTAGTAAGACATAGTGGGAAtcagcaaattattattaggtagttttatatttcctcgtttttcttgatatacaattatataaatatcttgaaatattcttgaaaaatttattaaagaagttTCGACGAGTTTCACTTTTCAATAAGTCGTTCATTTCTGTAAGTCGTTCGAAAACTTATaagattttgttaaatttgtaTCAAATAGATTTCCAATATCGATGAATAACTCTAGagcagagaaaaataataatggaatatggtacaaaaatgaaaatatttaaagattaagtaaatcaattaaatataatatagatataggCTCGTCtaaaaacaattaacaatgaaataatagaGGATTACTATAAAAGATTGGTATGTTAAAAACAGATTGGAGCAAGTCGATATTACCTTAATTcggcatttattattaattgtattaattgtattaattgtattaaaattttggatGATAACACTTACAATAGCCAAAATAGCTCAAGAGAGACTCTTGTCTACAACTGCGAGCATTTGTCGAGAAGATTAGCATCTATCTCTAcaaacaatttataacaatgaGTCATTTGTACATTTAAAGCATAGAGACAAtagtgtttaaatttttagtcgTTAGCTGTTTAATCTTCGTCTTGTTATTTTCCATTGTCTTATTTGTCGCATTTGATTCAGATAATATGTTTGCAATAATGTGTTTAATATGCCAATCTTAGTATTCGGTGCCAATAACAAACTTTTTCTAGTGGATAAATGTAAGTCTTTTCTTGTCgacatgttattttaattattcttgtttGGTTTTGAAAGtgtcttaaattttttctccagaagttgatatttttgtaaagtcTAAATTTCGCCTTACATTTgtttcatgaaaaaattttacacatagATTACATGTTTCCTTGATGCGTTTCTGTGGTATTTTTTCGTTCTTTTATTCACTAAAATACATCTACCCGAAAGAATACCTTTTTGTCACACAAATACATcaaggaaaaataaatctcaatctgtacatatatatgttatttatatagatatacatatatattgttaatatagaTTACTTTGTATAAGCTGGAAGACATACGTTTTTATTACTATTGAACAAAACTTGGCATATGTAAAAACGTATGTAACgcttcaataataaaaaatgatttctttttatataaactcgtatattataattttaatgtatcttatttcataagaataaaaaaagagcacATACAATATTCAcacaatatattgtatatatggCTTTATAAATGGCGTTACCGCCATATATCTATCGTCTtttcatttacaaaaataatctacATAATGATAATCAAAAACAGTTTGAATTGCGATTCTCTCTCCCCGATTCCTAtcagataaaaatcaaagcaGATGATTGTGTATctcatttaagaaaatttattaacagaaaactaaataaagtttaaaaataaaaaattacgacaaataataatctcttacaaaaataataaaacatttagattaatttgtaattgcgataaaaaacGTAACtgcactttattaaaaattattagattgttgtttaaaaaatgtaagatcaataacaataacatattttcgattatctgataaaaaacAGAGCTATAATATACTTCGAATCTGGAAAATTCAATGCAAAATCgttgatttttatcaaaaagaaaTCGAGTCTAATCAATATCagatagaaaaatacaaaacataaaaaaatacattctatttgaaaatttaattgtcattTTTGTAACTAAACAGTTCAATGTTTTAGattctaatttcttaaaattctatagtttgttataaattctgaaattttttatcttttgtcaaaaataatgaTCTATTTATACATACCTGAAAAACAATTTCCAAGAAGCATAACTCTTTTTTCGGTCACAATTGATAttgcaagtaaaaaaaaatccacatGATGCAACGTATGAAAAGCAATGATGATATTACGCATGTCATTCATCAAGAGCTATAATAAAATGCACAAcgattaaatataagaaattaaagttACACAATTCcttatgaaaaaaaacatgatatCTACACAAAATTACCTTTTGAAAAAAGGTACAAAAAAGTACAAAGTACATGCGAGTGTTAGAACAGTGTTGTAGACAAGTACATAAaaacctataaaaaaaatttatcatattatattttatctacagtagaaatatatataacagttttttaataaaataatgaaatatatgacagttttttctatagataaaatataatgacaaatttttctatagGTTTTTATGTACATGTACTCTCGATAGTCATCAATAAATGCAATTGATTATGTAGATAGTATGCATGCATAAAGTGTGCAAAAAAAATGCGCGCGTGTAGACAGGCGTTTACATTGCTGTTATAAAGCGCAGATCGACGAGGAGATGCAGTCGACAAAAATTGCAGTAACAGAAAGTAGTTgcgagtatatatatatatatatatatatatatcagttcacaatttgtgcaattattcaataattatttaaaaataaaaaaaaattaatacatctCGTCAGATCAGTCGATGAGTACGAGTGACAATAATCTGGAAAACACtcaacaatttgtttttaaaccAACATAAATATACTGACTTCCTATTagtagaattatatatatatatctcaagAAAATTCATTGTTCATATTAATATCTTCGAAAGAAAATTGTcacaagattataaaaatgttcagtttatgttaatttattagttCGGTCACCTTAGAAGTTACTGAAAATTTAAAGTCATACTTAAATCCTTTCATTCTTCACGTCAGGATTTCAGCATAGTGAATGACTTTTTCTACCTCctgtcgaaataaaaatattgatttacatattatattatattgatttgtacatatcatataaaacgtaaatattacattggTATGTGTTTCTTTTTCCAGTGGCTGATGAAAACTTATCTGGAGATGTGTTACGTGAGGCGACCAGCGATAGATTGCAACAAGAACTCCAGGTGATAAAACTATTGATTTCGATTCGATCGTAATTAGATTTAACAGAATGTGTATTGATAAAgtactttattttgatttatgacTCTTTAAAAAGTGATgaaactataattttgaaaaaattgggTTGATAAGATGCGATGCTTTCTCTTAAGagataaatgcattttataggcatattttatctaaaacatATTTTCCATAGAAAATTAACATGATGTCCAGGGTTTcccaaaaaattgaaatgtttccgGCAAAGAAAAAAGAGTTCTTATATGACGCAGATAAATATCGCGAcaaaaagtaagtaattacatattcaaacaaaatcaaaataagaaagcttgaaatagaaaatacaaaatatttccaaaaatgtgaaataaaatacaaaagaaaaatatattagtaaataattaacatggTTGCAGAGCTTTTttctaaatagaaaaaatatgaagtattaagaattaaatttattttattcaccacacacacacacacacacgcacgcgcgcgcacgcacgcacacaattttattttaaaaatgcaaatttcttgtttatttaaatgtatcttatttcttgtttattaaaatattatcagcctaataaaacaattagatatattttaaaatttgcaatcaagatataaaataatgaatagtattttacatttaaacattttataaaataattgtttatgtTTGAAGAATAACCAACTTCGCTTAGGCctgatttattattcaatgtgAATGAATTAAGATTCAtccaaaatttacaataaaacaaatataaaagtgcAAAAACTCTtgaatatgcatttttttacgttattacgttggattaatattacatgagcatagtttttgcaatttatcgaTACGAGGAATAAATGCATAGCAATGCATTGTAATCATTGTATTGACAATAAGtaaaaacaatagaaaatcaattatatttttatgaacatAATTTGCTTCACAAATCTACTATCTTGCAGGCAATCTAACAAAAACAATGCATTACtggataaatattattgcgaGAGAAACTCTATATTAACCGACTACTTCAAAATCACAGATATTCGTAcgatttgcaatttattcatGGTGATCTCTCTAATCCTATTCATCAATATCATCGCGTGCGATATCATGGAATCGAAAACGTAAGTAAAATTTCTGTTTTCTGCCcgcaaaattattgatttcaatattttatgaaacaagaaactaaattcattaaaaaatgattaaaaaattaactttataaaatgtaataaaatgttttatgataaaaaatttcgttGGCGTAAATTTCTAATGCCAATTATTctcgtagaaaaaaaatatatatcaaatcaGAATTGAGAAAAGGGGGaactgcaattaaaaaaaaaaaaaataaaacttgctccatattatatcatcaaaaagttttgaaataattttacagttaAAGCCTAgaatataaagaagaaaacaaatttaatgtaattttaattaaattacttaccaTATGTAACgataagtgaaatattttccatcTGCTAAAAATGTACCAAACtcttattaatgaaaacaCTGAGTGTTATAGGCTTTCAATTGGAATTATCACGATACAGAAAGCTTTTGCGAAATTTCCAAGCAGTCTCTACATTTGGTTATGCATGAAAATCTTGATGATCAGTGTCTACGCAGTCTTCAATGTCTGGGCGTATCAGCGACTTGAATTCTTGCCGAAatgtaaagatttttatcgttaatttttcagacctaaaagaattaaaaaagaattaaatttatttccataatttaaattttctctacaagtatttaaaaaagtaagcAAATTTAgacataaatttcttaaattaaattaagaactTGATCTGAAAGAGtgatataaacaatattaaattatttaataaaaagaaaattatgaattataataataattgatcagtgcaatttaaatgtataatattataataattgacgaaagcaattataaaaatttaacaataatactTTTGCAGCTTTGATCAGGAAAGTTTGGGATTATGGCTGGCTGACAGTCTTCatagtttataatattctcttcATAGTTTTTTCTACCAAAGCAGTGGTCGATGAGGATCTCCCTATAGCTTGTAGCttctttatattaatggaactagtatgtatttttaaatatacatttttgtaaagaaaacttaatgtataatttgttattatataatagtataatagcataatactaaaaaaaaactattgtaaacaattaatataaaagatataaatatacaaacaaatataatataattatattgcaattaatattaaaataacaattaaaaaatttttccatataaaccaaattatatatatttgcttctTCACAGTGGCGCATGATAATGAAGAATTATGCCTTCGTTAGAAGCTCAGCACCCAAGTTCCTATCATATAAAGTCCATAATGAAACTGCACCGCCAAGTAACTCTGGATTTTCGCATTACGTGTACTTCTTGTTCGCGCCAACTCTTGTGTACCGCGATAATTATCCAAGGTAAAGATTCTTCGCATTCCTTAagctataaaaaatgttattcgaTCGAAAGGTCGAAAAGTTTAGCCTCGAAGAACTCTTaatctacaataattttaatttttaatttagttgtactaaaataattgtaaaatttacgtcataaaaaattaacacaattaatataaaagattgaatgaaagagagaaatagaacATGCGGTAAGAATccatagattaaaaaattaaaaaaaaattgattaaaatgtaatttacagAACAAAAAGGATCAGATGGATGGTGGTAATTAAGCATTTCGCTCAAGTCGGTATAGTCATCTTTTATCAAGCCTTCATTGTGGAGCGCTTTATCATACCggtttttaatgtttttggtACGCGAGACTTGGAACAAAAATGGTACATCAAGAGCACTCTCGATGCGATTATTCCCTGCCTTTTCATATTAATCTCCGGAAACTATCTTCTGCTGCACGCATGGATGAATGGTTGGGCGGAAATATTGCGATTTG
The window above is part of the Linepithema humile isolate Giens D197 chromosome 8, Lhum_UNIL_v1.0, whole genome shotgun sequence genome. Proteins encoded here:
- the LOC137001787 gene encoding sterol O-acyltransferase 1-like isoform X2, encoding MADENLSGDVLREATSDRLQQELQKINMMSRVSQKIEMFPAKKKEFLYDADKYRDKKQSNKNNALLDKYYCERNSILTDYFKITDIRTICNLFMVISLILFINIIACDIMESKTLSIGIITIQKAFAKFPSSLYIWLCMKILMISVYAVFNVWAYQRLEFLPKSLIRKVWDYGWLTVFIVYNILFIVFSTKAVVDEDLPIACSFFILMELWRMIMKNYAFVRSSAPKFLSYKVHNETAPPSNSGFSHYVYFLFAPTLVYRDNYPRTKRIRWMVVIKHFAQVGIVIFYQAFIVERFIIPVFNVFGTRDLEQKWYIKSTLDAIIPCLFILISGNYLLLHAWMNGWAEILRFADRLFYKDWWNSTNFSVMFPRWNVVVHDWLYTYVYKEMYKIAPRNRSLSIFIVFFLSSIVHDYIVGFACRFYCPTYFIMFLGFGCSYTFAKRYVNSNIFFWICICVCMALMFSTYSMEYYARLNCAPHPNYYVDLFLPRSWNCLRVEDPISD
- the LOC137001787 gene encoding sterol O-acyltransferase 1-like isoform X1, which produces MMADENLSGDVLREATSDRLQQELQKINMMSRVSQKIEMFPAKKKEFLYDADKYRDKKQSNKNNALLDKYYCERNSILTDYFKITDIRTICNLFMVISLILFINIIACDIMESKTLSIGIITIQKAFAKFPSSLYIWLCMKILMISVYAVFNVWAYQRLEFLPKSLIRKVWDYGWLTVFIVYNILFIVFSTKAVVDEDLPIACSFFILMELWRMIMKNYAFVRSSAPKFLSYKVHNETAPPSNSGFSHYVYFLFAPTLVYRDNYPRTKRIRWMVVIKHFAQVGIVIFYQAFIVERFIIPVFNVFGTRDLEQKWYIKSTLDAIIPCLFILISGNYLLLHAWMNGWAEILRFADRLFYKDWWNSTNFSVMFPRWNVVVHDWLYTYVYKEMYKIAPRNRSLSIFIVFFLSSIVHDYIVGFACRFYCPTYFIMFLGFGCSYTFAKRYVNSNIFFWICICVCMALMFSTYSMEYYARLNCAPHPNYYVDLFLPRSWNCLRVEDPISD